In a genomic window of Chaetodon trifascialis isolate fChaTrf1 chromosome 8, fChaTrf1.hap1, whole genome shotgun sequence:
- the her3 gene encoding hairy-related 3, whose translation MVAKTDCVEKSKPMAGNKVSKPLMEKKRRARINKCLDQLKSLLETYYSTSIRKRKLEKADILELTVKHLRNLQKIQSCTAAASEFPDYHTGFRSCLANVDQYLLIADNLNGSDRWMLSQLSSKLCRSRGREDVFSTTDSGLAQAETRDEAPRLVPSAAGPDERKTAKSNASTPNSTCTSPSLQSEGNKQMTATQKNTRENRSGLKKLHSAGHRSEAANAQRNVWRPW comes from the exons ATGGTGGCGAAGACAGACTGTGTAGAAAAGTCCAAACCCATGGCTGGAAACAAG GTGTCCAAGCCACTCATGGAAAAGAAACGAAGGGCTCGTATAAATAAGTGTTTGGACCAGTTAAAATCTCTTCTGGAGACCTACTACAGCACGAGC ATTCGAAAGCGCAAACTGGAAAAGGCCGACATCTTGGAGCTCACCGTCAAACATCTAAGGAACCTCCAAAAGATCCAGAGCT GCACTGCCGCTGCTTCCGAGTTTCCAGATTATCACACTGGCTTTCGCAGTTGCCTTGCAAACGTCGACCAATACTTGCTGATCGCAGATAACTTGAACGGGAGCGACCGCTGGATGTTATCGCAGCTGTCCAGTAAACTCTGCCGCTCCCGGGGACGGGAGGATgtcttcagcaccacggacagcggCCTGGCCCAGGCTGAGACACGGGATGAGGCGCCGAGACTCGTTCCATCCGCAGCTGGACCTGATGAGAGAAAAACGGCCAAATCAAACGCCTCGACACCCAACAGCACATGCACGTCTCCTTCATTGCAGAGCgaaggaaacaaacagatgactgccacacaaaaaaacactcgTGAAAACAGGTCCGGTCTCAAGAAGCTCCACTCTGCCGGTCACAGGAGCGAAGCTGCAAACGCTCAGCGCAACGTGTGGCGGCCTTGGTAA